The Corallococcus exiguus genome includes a window with the following:
- a CDS encoding MerR family transcriptional regulator, with translation MQHTELKVGELARRTGLSIRALHHYDEIGLLKPSAHTASGHRLYTAEDIARLSHILSLKQLGFSLEEIAETLGRADFSALRVVELRLQRAREQLAEQRQLCDRLDSLARQLRAAEPVSADDFLQTIEAMTMFEKYYTPEQLKELEARRQAMGDDAIKQVEAEWPRLIASMREQMEQGADPASEPVRALATRWRELVRAFTGGNPGMEKSLQTMHQQEPRMAQRQGRDPKLMEYVGRAMACLDAPK, from the coding sequence ATGCAGCACACGGAGCTGAAGGTCGGGGAGCTGGCCCGGCGCACGGGGCTGTCCATCCGCGCGCTGCACCACTACGACGAGATTGGGTTGCTCAAGCCCTCGGCGCACACGGCGTCGGGGCATCGGCTCTACACGGCGGAGGACATTGCCCGCCTGAGTCACATCCTGTCGCTCAAGCAGCTCGGGTTCTCGCTGGAGGAGATTGCCGAGACGCTGGGCCGGGCGGACTTCTCCGCCCTGCGCGTGGTGGAGCTGCGGCTCCAGCGGGCCCGGGAGCAGTTGGCGGAACAGCGTCAGCTCTGCGACCGCCTGGATTCCCTCGCACGGCAGCTGCGCGCGGCGGAGCCCGTCTCCGCCGACGACTTCCTACAGACCATCGAGGCCATGACCATGTTCGAGAAGTACTACACCCCGGAGCAGTTGAAGGAGCTGGAGGCCCGTCGCCAGGCGATGGGTGACGACGCCATCAAGCAGGTGGAGGCCGAGTGGCCCCGCCTCATCGCGAGCATGCGCGAACAGATGGAGCAGGGCGCCGACCCCGCGTCCGAGCCGGTGCGAGCCCTGGCCACGCGCTGGCGCGAGCTCGTCCGCGCCTTCACGGGCGGCAACCCCGGCATGGAGAAGTCGCTCCAGACGATGCACCAGCAGGAGCCGCGGATGGCCCAGCGTCAGGGCCGCGACCCGAAGCTCATGGAGTACGTGGGCCGGGCCATGGCCTGTCTGGACGCGCCGAAGTAA
- the rsgA gene encoding ribosome small subunit-dependent GTPase A — protein MSLEILGWGPDLDLALSNTVLQSSSSLVPGRVVRQQRGLLTVQTAGAAFLARTSGRLLHQAQGPEALPTVGDWVLLQPPASGDGEALMHSVLPRRSLLKRREAGSEHDGQLIAANVDVVFLVVGLDGNFNPRRIERSLTVAWNSGATPVVLLSKADLADNAAGRVLEVEALAPGVDVLAVSARTGMGVEDVRARLPPSRTGVLLGSSGVGKSTLANRLLDAARLVTQPVRPEDDKGRHTTTHRELFVLEHGGLIIDGPGMRELGLWGDDEEGLANAFADLLALATGCRFSDCGHQGEPGCAVRAAVENGTIPEERRANFAKLLREQAFQHRQTDATAQREHKRVQRNQSNAGWARTRSKRRGE, from the coding sequence GTGTCACTTGAAATCCTCGGCTGGGGTCCCGACCTCGACCTCGCGCTGTCCAACACCGTCTTGCAGTCGTCTTCCTCCCTCGTCCCCGGGCGCGTCGTGCGCCAGCAGCGGGGACTGCTCACCGTGCAGACCGCCGGCGCGGCCTTCCTCGCGCGCACCTCCGGACGCCTCCTCCATCAGGCCCAGGGCCCGGAGGCCCTGCCCACCGTGGGCGACTGGGTCCTCCTGCAACCGCCCGCGTCCGGTGACGGAGAGGCGCTGATGCACTCCGTGCTGCCCCGCCGCAGCCTCCTGAAGCGGCGCGAGGCGGGCAGCGAACACGACGGCCAGCTCATCGCCGCCAACGTGGACGTGGTGTTCCTCGTCGTGGGGTTGGACGGCAACTTCAACCCCCGCCGCATCGAGCGGTCCCTCACGGTGGCCTGGAACAGCGGCGCCACGCCCGTCGTGCTCCTCAGCAAGGCGGACCTCGCGGACAACGCGGCCGGGCGCGTCCTGGAGGTGGAGGCCCTGGCCCCCGGCGTGGACGTGCTCGCGGTGAGCGCGAGGACGGGCATGGGCGTGGAGGACGTGCGCGCACGGCTTCCTCCCAGCAGGACTGGCGTGCTGTTGGGCTCGTCCGGCGTGGGCAAGTCCACGCTCGCCAACCGGCTGCTGGACGCCGCGCGACTCGTCACCCAGCCCGTGCGGCCAGAGGACGACAAGGGCCGGCACACCACCACGCACCGTGAGCTGTTCGTGCTGGAGCACGGCGGCCTCATCATCGACGGGCCCGGCATGCGCGAGCTGGGCCTGTGGGGGGACGACGAGGAGGGCCTGGCCAACGCCTTCGCGGACCTCCTCGCGCTGGCCACCGGCTGCCGCTTCAGCGACTGCGGCCACCAGGGTGAACCGGGCTGCGCGGTGAGGGCGGCGGTGGAGAACGGCACGATCCCCGAGGAGCGGCGCGCGAACTTCGCGAAGCTCCTGCGCGAGCAGGCCTTCCAGCACCGCCAGACGGACGCCACCGCGCAGCGCGAGCACAAGCGGGTGCAGCGCAACCAGTCCAACGCGGGCTGGGCCCGGACGCGCTCCAAGCGGCGCGGCGAATAG
- a CDS encoding TetR/AcrR family transcriptional regulator produces the protein MARPRTFDEAQVLRAVRDQFWNKGYAATSMDDLMRATGLGKGSLYGAFGDKHQLFLKVFDTYCVSSVESVKKTLEGPDAGALERLRQYMLGVATASAAPANRRGCLLARGTSELAAQDAHVADRALETFRGLEAAFVRCLEQARAHGDLAAHADSQRLGAMLLAVFRGLEAVGKAGMDEASLRGMVETAFEHLPAPVKRRR, from the coding sequence ATGGCTCGGCCTCGGACATTCGATGAAGCGCAGGTGCTGCGGGCGGTGCGCGACCAGTTCTGGAACAAGGGCTACGCGGCGACGTCCATGGACGACCTGATGCGGGCCACGGGGCTGGGGAAGGGCAGCCTCTACGGAGCCTTCGGCGACAAGCATCAGCTCTTCCTGAAGGTGTTCGACACGTACTGCGTGAGCTCCGTGGAGTCGGTGAAGAAGACGCTGGAGGGGCCGGACGCAGGAGCGCTGGAGCGGCTGCGCCAGTACATGCTGGGCGTGGCCACCGCGTCCGCGGCGCCCGCGAACCGGCGAGGGTGTCTGCTGGCGCGAGGCACGTCGGAGCTGGCGGCGCAGGACGCGCACGTGGCGGACCGGGCACTGGAGACCTTCCGGGGGCTGGAGGCCGCGTTCGTTCGCTGCCTGGAGCAGGCCCGGGCACATGGGGACCTTGCCGCCCACGCTGACTCACAGAGGTTGGGTGCCATGCTGCTCGCGGTCTTCCGGGGGCTGGAGGCCGTGGGCAAGGCGGGCATGGACGAGGCCAGCCTGCGCGGCATGGTGGAGACGGCGTTCGAACATCTGCCCGCCCCGGTGAAGCGCCGCCGCTAG
- a CDS encoding glucose 1-dehydrogenase: MGRLDGKVAVVTGGTTGIGFASAKRFAQEGAKVFLTGRRQAEVDRAVQEIGHGAVGVRGDVSVMADLDRLYARVKEEAGHLDVVFANAGGGEFAALGSITEAHFDQTFNVNVKGTLFSVQKALPLLKDGGSVILTGSTAGSDGSAAFSVYAATKAAVRSFARTWATDLKGRRIRVNTLSPGPIDTPGLNGLAADAAGAKQIKEYLTSLIPLGRMGQPDEVAKAALFLASDDSSFVNGAELFVDGGAGQV, from the coding sequence ATGGGCAGGCTCGACGGGAAGGTGGCAGTCGTCACGGGTGGAACCACGGGCATCGGCTTCGCGTCCGCGAAGCGCTTCGCGCAGGAGGGAGCGAAGGTGTTCCTCACCGGCCGCCGGCAGGCGGAGGTGGACCGGGCGGTGCAGGAGATTGGCCACGGCGCGGTGGGAGTGCGCGGGGACGTGTCCGTGATGGCGGACCTGGACCGGCTCTACGCGCGGGTGAAGGAGGAGGCGGGGCACCTGGACGTGGTGTTCGCCAACGCGGGCGGCGGCGAGTTCGCGGCGCTGGGCTCCATCACGGAGGCGCACTTCGACCAGACGTTCAACGTCAACGTGAAGGGCACGCTGTTCTCGGTGCAGAAGGCGCTGCCCCTGTTGAAGGACGGCGGCTCCGTCATCCTGACGGGCTCCACCGCGGGCTCGGACGGCTCGGCGGCGTTCAGCGTCTACGCGGCGACGAAGGCGGCGGTCCGCTCGTTCGCGCGCACCTGGGCAACGGACCTGAAGGGGCGGCGCATCCGGGTGAACACGCTCAGCCCCGGGCCCATCGACACGCCGGGACTCAACGGGCTGGCGGCCGACGCGGCGGGGGCGAAGCAGATCAAGGAGTACCTCACCAGCCTCATCCCGCTGGGACGCATGGGGCAGCCGGACGAGGTGGCGAAGGCGGCGCTGTTCCTCGCGTCGGACGACAGCAGCTTCGTCAACGGCGCGGAGCTCTTCGTGGACGGCGGCGCCGGGCAGGTCTGA
- a CDS encoding 2-oxo acid dehydrogenase subunit E2, translating to MNLDLHPAPPASALRKLALGTWRAPRDPTAYAALEVRMEPALAFMATHRTLTGRRLTVTHLVAKAAADALRRYPEANVVLRGQRPWLREDVGVCVLVVQPASGASRVDLTTATVHRADQKSLEALADAMESRVSRVRAREDVEIERGKRRSSLLPGWLMGPALRLLSFVWYGLNVNLRRVGMPFDPFGSVAVTNLGSLGLERGFVAMVPYTRVPLLLAPGLVRDVPVVQDGTLVPGKAMTLTCTWDARLIDVDLAARVLRHIGGALEDPRGWDAPGTEAR from the coding sequence ATGAACCTGGACCTCCATCCCGCGCCCCCGGCCAGTGCCCTGCGCAAGCTCGCGCTGGGGACGTGGCGCGCGCCCCGCGACCCCACGGCCTACGCGGCGCTGGAGGTCCGCATGGAGCCGGCGCTCGCGTTCATGGCCACGCACCGCACGCTCACCGGCCGCCGCCTGACGGTGACGCACCTGGTGGCGAAGGCCGCGGCGGACGCGCTGCGCCGCTACCCGGAGGCCAACGTCGTGCTGCGCGGCCAGCGCCCGTGGCTGCGCGAGGACGTGGGCGTCTGCGTGCTGGTGGTGCAGCCGGCGAGCGGCGCGTCGCGCGTGGACCTGACCACCGCCACCGTGCACCGCGCGGACCAGAAGTCGCTGGAGGCGCTGGCGGACGCCATGGAGTCGCGAGTGTCGCGGGTCCGCGCGCGTGAGGACGTGGAGATTGAGCGGGGCAAGCGCCGCTCGTCGCTGTTGCCCGGCTGGCTGATGGGCCCCGCGCTGCGGCTGTTGTCCTTCGTCTGGTACGGCCTGAACGTGAACCTGCGCCGCGTGGGCATGCCGTTCGACCCGTTCGGCTCCGTGGCGGTGACGAACCTGGGCTCGCTGGGGCTGGAGCGGGGCTTCGTCGCGATGGTGCCCTACACCCGCGTGCCGCTCCTGCTGGCGCCCGGGCTGGTGCGGGACGTGCCCGTGGTGCAGGACGGGACGCTGGTGCCCGGCAAGGCCATGACGCTCACCTGCACCTGGGACGCGCGCCTCATCGACGTGGACCTGGCCGCGCGGGTGCTCCGGCACATCGGTGGCGCGCTGGAGGATCCCCGGGGGTGGGATGCACCGGGGACCGAAGCGCGGTAG
- a CDS encoding DUF1684 domain-containing protein has translation MSTLALVLSLALQASPPATKPLPKPAAQAEKKAPAEDVAAATQAWHAERLQRLQSPDGWLTLVGLTWLKEGEQTAGSAPDSAVPLPSSAPARAGTFVRKGDTVSFQPAPGVAFTLEGKPFTGGALKTDEKEAPDVVRLGTVNFQIIRRKDRLGVRMKDSEAATRKQFHGIPLYPASADWKVEARLVPDDKPRMLSVPTVLGYAEEMKSAGTLVFKVAGKEYRLTPVGEEGSDELFIVFGDETNRDTTYGAGRFLEAPLPDKDGRVVLDFNRAYNPPCAFSRFATCPLPPRGNRLSLRVEAGEKRAGEH, from the coding sequence ATGAGCACCCTCGCCCTGGTCCTGTCCCTGGCATTACAGGCCTCGCCGCCCGCGACGAAGCCGCTCCCGAAACCCGCCGCGCAGGCGGAGAAGAAGGCCCCCGCGGAGGACGTCGCCGCCGCCACCCAGGCGTGGCACGCCGAACGGCTGCAACGCCTGCAATCGCCAGACGGATGGCTGACGCTGGTGGGGCTCACCTGGTTGAAGGAGGGCGAACAGACGGCCGGCTCCGCTCCCGACAGCGCGGTGCCACTGCCCTCGTCGGCGCCGGCCAGGGCGGGGACCTTCGTGCGCAAGGGTGACACCGTGAGCTTCCAGCCCGCGCCGGGTGTGGCCTTCACGCTGGAGGGCAAACCCTTCACCGGCGGCGCGCTGAAGACAGACGAGAAGGAAGCGCCGGACGTGGTGCGGCTGGGCACCGTGAACTTCCAGATCATCCGCCGGAAGGACAGGCTGGGCGTGCGGATGAAGGATTCGGAGGCGGCGACGCGCAAGCAGTTCCACGGCATCCCGCTGTATCCGGCCAGCGCGGACTGGAAGGTGGAGGCGCGGCTGGTGCCGGACGACAAGCCGCGCATGCTCAGCGTGCCCACGGTGCTGGGGTACGCGGAGGAGATGAAGTCCGCCGGCACGCTCGTCTTCAAGGTGGCGGGCAAGGAGTACCGCCTGACGCCCGTGGGGGAAGAGGGCTCGGACGAGCTGTTCATCGTCTTTGGCGACGAGACGAACCGCGACACCACCTACGGCGCCGGCCGCTTCCTCGAAGCGCCGCTGCCGGACAAGGACGGGCGCGTCGTGCTGGACTTCAACCGCGCCTACAATCCGCCGTGCGCCTTCTCTCGCTTCGCCACCTGCCCGCTGCCTCCGCGCGGCAACCGCCTGTCCCTGCGCGTGGAAGCCGGTGAGAAGCGCGCGGGCGAGCACTGA
- a CDS encoding type 1 glutamine amidotransferase domain-containing protein, translated as MARIAFIVANDFEDSEFQVPFDTLKQAGHEPVVIGVEAGKTLKGKKGAEIRTEKAVKEVKAADFAALVIPGGYSPDHLRMDIAMVGFVRDFFKADKTIAAVCHAPWMLVEADIADERTVTSFPSIKTDLINAGARWVDRQVVEDGNLITSRKPDDLEAFCAAVLRQLKDGIAPRLESPLAPQATADRAPPVH; from the coding sequence ATGGCGCGCATCGCATTCATCGTGGCGAACGACTTCGAGGACTCCGAGTTTCAGGTGCCCTTCGACACGCTCAAGCAGGCGGGCCACGAGCCCGTCGTCATCGGCGTGGAGGCCGGCAAGACGCTCAAGGGGAAGAAGGGCGCGGAAATCCGCACGGAGAAGGCGGTGAAGGAGGTGAAGGCCGCGGACTTCGCCGCGCTGGTGATTCCCGGCGGCTACTCGCCGGACCACCTGCGCATGGACATCGCCATGGTCGGCTTCGTGCGCGACTTCTTCAAGGCGGACAAGACCATCGCCGCCGTGTGCCACGCGCCGTGGATGCTGGTGGAGGCGGACATCGCGGACGAGCGCACCGTCACCTCGTTCCCCTCCATCAAGACGGACCTCATCAACGCCGGCGCGCGCTGGGTGGACCGCCAGGTGGTGGAGGACGGCAACCTCATCACGTCCCGCAAGCCGGATGACCTGGAGGCCTTCTGCGCCGCCGTGCTGCGTCAGCTGAAGGACGGCATCGCCCCACGTCTGGAGTCGCCCCTGGCCCCGCAAGCCACCGCGGACCGCGCACCCCCAGTGCACTGA
- a CDS encoding PQQ-dependent sugar dehydrogenase, translating to MRSRRLLLSALVVLTASASACRRSQAQGTASAADCILMEDDWGQDGSVPVTVDVVAEGLEVPWGVAFLPGQDGDALITERPGRVRLLRGGQLQPGAVATLPLTANGEGGLLGIAAHPDFATNRWFYLYVTTQADGKAQNRVERWTLSPDSTSATFERVIFGDIPSAKYHDGGRLRFGPDGMLYVGTGDSRDPDLSQDVASPAGKLLRLTPDGAVPQDNPFPNSPTFLLGVRNTQGFDWKDATTLYLTDHGPSGETLRFGHDEVNVVKAGDNLGWPGIYSCETQSGRITPSLTFDDAAPPGGAAVYTGSAIPEWKGSLLVGTLKSKHLHRVEFDSQEPRRVTKHEVYLRDTWGRLRDVLMGPDGHLYVTTSNCDGRGECGPKKDLLLRVRR from the coding sequence ATGCGCTCCCGACGCCTGCTCCTGTCCGCCCTCGTGGTGCTCACCGCATCCGCCTCCGCCTGCCGCAGGAGCCAGGCGCAGGGGACGGCCTCCGCCGCGGACTGCATCCTGATGGAGGACGACTGGGGCCAGGACGGCAGCGTGCCCGTCACCGTGGACGTGGTGGCGGAGGGGCTGGAGGTCCCCTGGGGCGTGGCCTTCCTGCCGGGCCAGGACGGGGACGCGCTGATCACCGAGCGGCCGGGCCGCGTGCGGCTGTTGCGCGGAGGGCAGCTGCAGCCCGGGGCCGTGGCCACGCTGCCCCTGACGGCGAACGGCGAGGGCGGCCTGCTGGGCATCGCCGCGCATCCGGACTTCGCGACGAACCGTTGGTTCTACCTGTACGTCACCACCCAGGCGGACGGGAAGGCGCAGAACCGCGTGGAGCGCTGGACGCTGTCACCGGACAGCACGAGCGCGACCTTCGAGCGCGTCATCTTCGGCGACATCCCGTCCGCGAAGTATCACGACGGCGGGCGGCTGCGCTTCGGGCCGGACGGCATGCTGTACGTGGGCACGGGCGACTCCCGAGACCCGGACCTGTCGCAGGACGTGGCCAGCCCCGCGGGCAAGCTGCTGCGCCTGACGCCGGACGGCGCGGTGCCCCAGGACAATCCCTTTCCCAATTCGCCCACGTTCCTGCTGGGCGTGCGCAACACGCAAGGCTTTGACTGGAAGGACGCCACCACGCTGTACCTCACCGACCATGGCCCCAGTGGTGAGACGCTGCGCTTCGGCCACGACGAGGTGAACGTGGTGAAGGCGGGCGACAACCTGGGCTGGCCCGGCATCTATTCGTGCGAGACGCAGAGCGGGCGCATCACCCCGTCGCTCACCTTCGATGACGCCGCGCCCCCAGGCGGCGCAGCCGTCTACACGGGCAGCGCGATTCCGGAGTGGAAGGGGTCGCTGCTCGTGGGCACGCTGAAGTCCAAGCACCTGCACCGGGTGGAGTTCGATTCACAGGAGCCCCGGCGCGTGACGAAACACGAGGTGTACCTGCGCGACACCTGGGGCCGCCTGCGCGACGTGCTGATGGGGCCGGACGGCCACCTGTACGTCACCACCAGCAACTGCGACGGCCGGGGCGAGTGCGGTCCGAAGAAGGACCTGCTCCTGCGCGTCCGGCGTTAG
- a CDS encoding ABC transporter permease yields MNLNHVAGIALRQFYLYKGNLARVVPLFAWVAVDMVLWGFMTRYLNQVTSSGYDFVPALLGAVLLWDFFARVMQGLTTGFFEDVWSRNFLNVFATPLTLPEYVGGLVLTSIVTSAIGLVVMLLLSTTVFGLSFAAYGAMFIPFVMVLFLFGIALGILSSAMVLRLGPASEWFVWPIPSLLSPFVGVFYPLSTLPEWMQWVAKLLPPSYVFEGVRTLVAGGEFSGATLGWGFALALLDIVLAGWVFQRVYRYAVRTGLLARYSAESVS; encoded by the coding sequence ATGAACCTGAACCACGTCGCGGGCATCGCGCTGCGCCAGTTCTATCTCTACAAGGGCAACCTCGCGCGAGTGGTGCCGCTGTTCGCCTGGGTGGCCGTGGACATGGTGCTGTGGGGCTTCATGACCCGGTACCTCAACCAGGTCACGTCCTCCGGCTACGACTTCGTGCCGGCGCTGCTGGGCGCGGTGCTGCTCTGGGACTTCTTCGCGCGCGTGATGCAGGGTTTGACGACGGGCTTCTTCGAGGACGTCTGGTCGCGCAACTTCCTCAACGTCTTCGCCACGCCGCTCACGCTGCCGGAGTACGTGGGTGGCCTGGTGCTGACGAGCATCGTGACCAGCGCCATTGGCCTCGTCGTCATGCTGCTGTTGTCCACCACGGTGTTCGGCCTGTCCTTCGCCGCCTACGGGGCAATGTTCATCCCCTTCGTGATGGTGCTGTTCCTCTTCGGCATCGCGCTGGGAATCCTCAGCAGCGCGATGGTCTTGAGGTTGGGCCCCGCGTCCGAGTGGTTCGTCTGGCCCATCCCCAGCCTGCTGTCCCCGTTCGTGGGCGTCTTCTACCCGCTGTCCACTCTGCCGGAGTGGATGCAGTGGGTGGCGAAGCTGCTGCCCCCGTCCTACGTCTTCGAGGGCGTGCGCACGCTGGTGGCTGGCGGCGAGTTCTCCGGCGCCACGCTCGGGTGGGGCTTCGCGCTGGCGCTCCTGGACATCGTGCTGGCGGGCTGGGTGTTCCAGCGGGTCTACCGCTACGCGGTGCGCACGGGCCTGCTGGCCCGCTACAGCGCGGAGAGCGTGAGCTAA
- a CDS encoding ABC transporter ATP-binding protein, whose product MKSGSLDTLVLSVTALRKTYGAHTAVDGISFHVRRREIVGLLGPNGAGKSTTINMLLGVLQPTSGTIAIEGTDLETQRVKALSRTNFAAVYSPLPGNLTVAQNLRVFGLIYGVKGLSARIETLLEEYDLKRFRDTKCGVLSSGEQTRVSLAKAMLNEPRLLLLDEPTASLDPATALDIRTRIRDFAAKGNSGVLWTSHNMYEVESVCDRVLFLARGRVLLEGDPKTLPREHGKASLEELFIAVANEPLALERHEAP is encoded by the coding sequence ATGAAATCCGGCTCGCTGGACACCCTGGTCCTCTCCGTCACGGCCCTGCGCAAGACCTACGGCGCCCACACGGCCGTGGACGGCATCTCCTTCCACGTGCGCCGCCGCGAAATCGTGGGGCTCCTGGGACCCAACGGCGCGGGCAAGAGCACCACCATCAACATGCTCCTGGGCGTGCTCCAGCCCACCTCCGGCACCATCGCCATCGAAGGCACCGACCTGGAGACCCAGCGGGTGAAGGCCCTGTCCCGCACCAACTTCGCCGCCGTCTACTCGCCCCTGCCCGGCAACCTCACCGTGGCCCAGAACCTGCGCGTCTTCGGCCTCATCTACGGCGTGAAGGGGCTGTCCGCCCGCATCGAGACGCTGCTGGAGGAGTACGACCTGAAGCGCTTCCGAGACACCAAGTGCGGCGTGCTGTCCTCCGGCGAGCAGACCCGTGTGTCATTGGCCAAGGCCATGCTCAACGAGCCCCGCCTGCTGCTGCTGGACGAACCCACCGCGTCGCTGGATCCGGCCACGGCGCTGGACATCCGCACCCGCATCCGTGACTTCGCCGCGAAGGGCAACAGCGGCGTGCTGTGGACGTCCCACAACATGTACGAGGTGGAGTCCGTCTGCGACCGCGTCCTCTTCCTGGCGCGCGGCCGGGTGCTGCTGGAGGGCGACCCGAAGACGCTGCCCCGCGAGCACGGCAAGGCGTCACTGGAGGAGTTGTTCATCGCCGTGGCCAACGAGCCGCTGGCGCTGGAGAGGCACGAAGCGCCATGA
- a CDS encoding cation:proton antiporter: MVAAIALAIAAKRASVPYNVALVLGGLLISVAHLLPGVPPLNPQVVFLICLPLLLFEGGIMADLNGIRANAVPIGLLSTLGMVLAIGATGAALHWMLDLAWGPALLLGSILAVTDTVSILYAFRRAPVPGRLAGIIQGESLFNDGTALVAYTAIAAVVAGGMAPSLGSLGGHVLLASVGGAVVGLALGLLGGFIIRRAEDPLAEIMVTTAVALASYVMAEEVHLSGAISAVVAGLAVGVTLRREVPPQSQVAIHSFWEYATFGVNTFLFLSVGLDTRPEALQGHLPGVGIAVVAVVLGRAVAIYLPFLLLRLFKPAETIPLRWQHVFLLGNIKGALSIGLALGLPENTPAREQIVSIAFGVTLVSMVGQGLMLTGALKALGLFQQDAVALEMAEQRGKLIASRAAHVELEALHSQGLLPRAAYEHLRSEYQVNIARAERELRRISEQHLAEGAKDLLSTRRRLIDAERTALQGARRNGLIPETTAEEMLAQLDARMLGLEKVLHGGHANSEGKEHKAS, encoded by the coding sequence ATGGTGGCAGCCATCGCGCTTGCCATCGCCGCCAAGCGGGCCAGCGTGCCGTACAACGTCGCGCTGGTGCTTGGTGGCCTTCTCATCTCCGTCGCACACCTGCTGCCGGGAGTGCCCCCGCTCAACCCGCAGGTGGTCTTCCTCATATGCCTTCCGCTGCTGCTCTTCGAGGGCGGCATCATGGCGGACCTCAATGGCATCCGCGCGAACGCGGTCCCCATTGGCCTGCTGTCCACGCTGGGGATGGTGCTCGCCATTGGCGCCACCGGCGCCGCGCTGCACTGGATGCTGGACCTGGCGTGGGGGCCCGCGCTGCTGCTGGGCTCCATCCTCGCTGTGACGGACACGGTGTCCATCCTCTACGCCTTCCGTCGTGCGCCAGTGCCCGGGCGGCTGGCGGGCATCATCCAGGGGGAGAGCCTCTTCAACGACGGCACCGCGCTGGTGGCGTACACGGCCATCGCGGCGGTGGTGGCGGGCGGTATGGCGCCCTCGCTGGGGTCGCTGGGCGGCCATGTGCTGCTCGCGTCGGTGGGCGGCGCGGTGGTGGGCCTGGCGCTGGGACTCCTGGGCGGCTTCATCATCCGGCGCGCGGAGGATCCGCTCGCGGAGATCATGGTGACGACGGCGGTGGCGCTGGCGTCCTACGTGATGGCGGAAGAGGTGCACCTGTCGGGCGCCATCTCCGCGGTGGTGGCGGGGCTCGCGGTGGGCGTGACGCTGAGGCGGGAGGTGCCGCCTCAGAGCCAGGTGGCCATCCACTCCTTCTGGGAGTACGCCACCTTCGGCGTCAACACGTTCCTCTTTCTCTCCGTCGGTCTGGACACGCGGCCGGAGGCGCTCCAGGGACACCTGCCGGGCGTGGGCATCGCGGTGGTGGCGGTGGTGCTGGGGCGCGCGGTGGCCATCTACCTGCCCTTCCTGCTGCTGCGTCTGTTCAAGCCCGCGGAGACCATCCCGCTGCGCTGGCAGCACGTGTTCCTGTTGGGCAACATCAAGGGCGCGCTGTCCATCGGTCTGGCGCTGGGTCTTCCGGAGAATACGCCCGCGCGCGAGCAGATTGTCTCCATCGCGTTCGGCGTCACGTTGGTGTCCATGGTGGGCCAGGGGTTGATGCTCACGGGCGCGCTCAAGGCGCTGGGGCTGTTCCAGCAGGACGCGGTGGCGCTGGAGATGGCGGAGCAGCGCGGGAAGCTCATCGCCAGCCGCGCGGCGCACGTGGAACTGGAGGCGTTGCATTCGCAGGGCCTGTTGCCGCGCGCGGCCTATGAGCACCTGCGCAGCGAGTACCAGGTGAACATCGCCCGGGCGGAGCGGGAGCTGCGGCGCATCAGCGAGCAGCACCTGGCCGAAGGGGCGAAGGACCTCTTGAGCACGCGGCGGCGGCTCATCGACGCGGAGCGCACGGCGTTGCAGGGCGCGCGGCGCAACGGGCTGATTCCGGAGACGACGGCGGAGGAGATGCTGGCGCAGCTGGACGCGCGGATGTTGGGCCTGGAGAAGGTGCTGCACGGCGGGCACGCGAACTCGGAAGGCAAGGAGCACAAGGCGTCATGA